GTAAACAGGCTCCAAACCATGATAATGTAATGGAACAACTTTGAAGATGAAACCCACCCCCATAAaacaagaagaacaaaaaaatatgaatgttTCTGTCCATGAATAGACTCTAACAAAGAGACAAAAGCACAACAAACAGTCGAGATGGTATGTATACGACCCATCCCAGCAAATAGATTCTGTCCCAATCAAACGTTGGATCATATATTCCCACGGAAAATGCCAGACAAGAGTCAAACGACAATATACCATTACAAGGAGAGAGCACAACAAGTTGAAAAAAGTCAAAGAGAAGTCAACGATACCATAAGTAGAAATGAAAAGCTTAAACTAAATCCATATCATTATCACAACTGATCTAAAACACTAGGAAGAGTAGCAAATGAGTTTCTTAATATAACAAACACACAGAACATAAACCAGTTGTTTTCAGTTGAAGGTCACATCATCTAAGCAAATCCTCAAATCTGAGTCAGTCAATGGAAATAATAACTAGTAGACTCCTTAAtcctcgtcttcttcctcctgCAAACAAGTGTCCAAAACGTCACAtgcaagtaaaaaaaaaaacatatcaacacaaaatagtttttaaaaatatttaatcaaaacCTCGTTGCTTCCTCCAGCTTCATCCACTTCAGACTTGGATTCATCATCTTCACCTCTATTGGTGCCACTAGCCTAAAACACAGAGTAACAACATTATAAGAACACACGCACACTCTCCCTAAGCATAATCAATGAGAgagtattataaaaaaaaaaaaaaaaaagaaaagagagtatTATAATAATACCAGATTCATGTTGTACTGTTGCATACTCTTGAGATACTCACTCTTCCTGCTCTCTGCCTTGGAAGCGTAAGGAGCTTTCTCCTGAttcaaaaaacaacaacaaaagttaAAGATCCACACTAACCAATCTCTCAATTTCAATGGCTGATACTCACTTCCTCACTCATAGACTTCCACTTAGCTCCAGCAGCCTTACCAACCTGAGAGATACGATTATTAGTTTAACAGATCTGAGAATGCGGAAACTCTACAGATTTGGGATATTACTTACGGCGGCGACGGACTTGTTATTAGGGTTCGCCTCGTTGAACTCCCGTCGGAAATCATCTCTGTCGATGAAAGTTAATcagtttaaaattgaaaaaaaaagcagTGAGGATAATGTGAGATTGAAGAGATTGTGAGGTTT
The nucleotide sequence above comes from Brassica napus cultivar Da-Ae chromosome A9, Da-Ae, whole genome shotgun sequence. Encoded proteins:
- the LOC106364188 gene encoding high mobility group B protein 4; translated protein: MKGGQTKSEATSTDQRRKTRGRKKKTTTKDPNKPKRPPSAFFVFLDDFRREFNEANPNNKSVAAVGKAAGAKWKSMSEEEKAPYASKAESRKSEYLKSMQQYNMNLASGTNRGEDDESKSEVDEAGGSNEEEEDED